One Cryobacterium psychrophilum DNA segment encodes these proteins:
- a CDS encoding N-6 DNA methylase — translation MKDLPVFDRFVEPVGGRLTDHLWRLADTLRGRSAPDAVTSLAIDAALWFQRSSGHPLPQTIESSQQLAAQLPTEVLALQRDFLATLGESEVWRYLPGLISVIGRDELAEHVATPSLDEVAQAALFARRISSEGPVTIYDPAAGIGASLVAAGRAADTVGLSPFLLAQEINQQVALLAEANFYLAGMPSRAAVGNSLTDDGFEEDLADFSVSQAPMGLDWRSSFDAVSELSDSGRAFRHGLPPKSDATWLFAQRALEKLESRIEGGGRAVVFSNSSPLQERHSSGLRQSLLDNDLLDAVIALPGGILPNTTIPIYALVFDKRKNRNRAGLVRVVDLRSQFENTPRRASARWQLTSSGFELLQQSLRSTKDSQLARTVPVERFQIVRRRVRSMAPGAVEWNIDVPNSESLEKFLAARYEPGEVTVSETEVSSSCRIEVEPLFERDEVARWALKMKWPTSRLATVVTAPPVLHPPGKAGLSSTFAVAAASEEDATPWLGSSGAVLSIAVASGRADAAFLNGWLASPLGRESITAAHRRLGGTLGIVRSDSRSLMQLAAEIVVPVPALAEQSRIATEDAKLKRVESLVRRTRGEFWEQPTKGQEFVSKFDDLLDESPHKWANDLPYPVAAALWTLHTKETVEAKHKQTFLFWEAYAAFTATMLLSALAVDESLRDAEMPGLKRALNDVGLSLERATLGTWSIILQRLGAIFRDMLTSKEMDQQERVLRTFGGVARSSLSRLIAPAVVRLVSEANNKRNAWDGHSGAASQTELQGHLDHMNGLLDELRAEVGSAWRGLQLVRAGNASKHGGQISQNAELLLGPSTPFRVTRLEVADMLDGERLYLIAPPGDIGLALQPFVIMQQSPASERYTSYFYSRADGEGFRFVSYETAEQSEITLRNPVIRQAIGTTAIQDPLTP, via the coding sequence GTGAAAGATCTGCCAGTCTTCGATCGGTTTGTGGAGCCGGTGGGCGGTCGTTTGACGGACCACTTGTGGCGTCTCGCCGATACTCTTCGCGGGCGGTCAGCTCCTGACGCAGTCACATCTCTCGCGATCGATGCCGCCCTCTGGTTTCAGCGGAGTTCAGGACATCCCCTTCCTCAGACGATCGAGAGTTCTCAACAATTGGCCGCCCAACTACCCACGGAGGTTCTCGCTCTTCAGAGAGACTTTCTGGCGACTCTAGGTGAGTCCGAGGTATGGCGGTATTTGCCGGGGCTAATCAGCGTTATTGGCAGGGACGAGCTGGCCGAGCATGTGGCTACACCGTCGCTGGATGAGGTGGCCCAGGCTGCGCTTTTCGCTCGGAGGATATCGTCGGAAGGGCCGGTCACCATCTACGATCCGGCGGCGGGGATCGGGGCTTCCTTGGTCGCCGCGGGTCGCGCCGCAGATACCGTCGGCCTTAGTCCGTTCCTCCTAGCTCAGGAGATCAACCAACAGGTAGCGCTCCTGGCCGAGGCTAATTTCTATCTGGCCGGGATGCCATCTCGGGCCGCGGTTGGTAACTCGCTGACCGACGACGGATTCGAAGAAGATTTGGCAGACTTCTCCGTGTCCCAGGCTCCGATGGGGCTCGATTGGAGAAGTTCATTCGACGCGGTCTCCGAACTGTCCGACAGCGGGAGGGCCTTTCGACATGGTTTGCCGCCCAAGTCGGACGCCACGTGGCTTTTCGCGCAGCGCGCGCTGGAGAAACTGGAGTCGCGAATCGAAGGTGGTGGGCGCGCTGTGGTGTTCAGCAACTCCTCGCCGCTCCAAGAACGGCATTCATCGGGCCTCCGTCAGTCGTTGCTCGACAATGATTTGCTCGACGCGGTAATCGCACTGCCAGGAGGAATCCTCCCGAACACAACAATTCCCATCTACGCTCTGGTTTTCGACAAGCGAAAGAACAGAAATCGAGCTGGATTAGTCCGCGTTGTTGATCTTCGAAGTCAGTTCGAGAACACACCGCGTCGAGCATCGGCGAGGTGGCAGCTGACGAGTTCCGGCTTCGAGCTCTTGCAACAATCGTTGCGGTCGACAAAGGACAGCCAACTGGCGCGCACTGTGCCTGTGGAGCGGTTCCAGATCGTTCGCAGGCGAGTGCGAAGCATGGCGCCGGGTGCGGTTGAGTGGAACATTGACGTTCCGAACAGTGAATCGCTAGAGAAGTTCCTCGCGGCACGCTACGAGCCGGGAGAGGTCACCGTTTCAGAAACCGAGGTGTCGTCAAGTTGTCGGATCGAGGTGGAGCCGCTCTTCGAAAGAGACGAGGTTGCGCGCTGGGCGCTGAAGATGAAGTGGCCAACATCTCGATTGGCCACTGTAGTAACAGCGCCGCCCGTCCTGCATCCGCCCGGCAAGGCCGGTCTGAGCTCAACCTTCGCAGTGGCCGCCGCCTCGGAGGAGGATGCCACTCCGTGGCTGGGCTCCAGTGGGGCCGTCCTGAGCATCGCGGTTGCTAGCGGGCGCGCTGACGCTGCGTTTCTTAACGGATGGCTTGCGAGTCCGCTGGGGCGTGAGTCGATCACAGCGGCTCACCGGCGTCTAGGAGGAACCCTGGGAATCGTGCGGTCCGATTCTCGGAGTCTGATGCAGCTCGCGGCCGAGATCGTTGTCCCTGTCCCGGCGCTGGCTGAGCAGTCGCGCATTGCGACCGAGGACGCGAAGCTCAAGCGCGTGGAGTCCTTGGTACGGCGCACTCGCGGAGAGTTCTGGGAGCAGCCCACCAAGGGGCAAGAGTTCGTGAGTAAGTTCGATGACCTCCTCGATGAGAGTCCGCATAAGTGGGCCAATGATCTGCCGTACCCAGTGGCAGCCGCACTGTGGACGCTCCACACGAAGGAGACGGTCGAAGCGAAGCACAAACAGACCTTCCTCTTCTGGGAAGCCTATGCGGCGTTTACCGCGACGATGCTCCTATCCGCGTTGGCGGTTGATGAGTCGCTGCGTGACGCTGAAATGCCGGGCCTGAAACGAGCATTGAACGACGTGGGACTCAGCCTGGAGCGCGCCACGCTCGGGACGTGGTCCATCATTCTGCAGCGATTAGGGGCAATCTTTCGGGACATGCTCACTAGTAAAGAGATGGATCAGCAAGAACGCGTTCTTCGAACATTCGGGGGAGTCGCCCGGTCGTCTTTGTCGAGGCTGATCGCACCTGCCGTGGTGAGGCTCGTGTCCGAAGCCAACAACAAACGGAACGCGTGGGATGGCCATTCTGGTGCGGCGAGCCAGACGGAGCTCCAAGGTCACCTAGATCATATGAACGGGCTCCTCGATGAGTTAAGAGCCGAGGTGGGGTCGGCCTGGCGAGGCCTTCAACTCGTCAGAGCAGGAAACGCCTCGAAACACGGCGGTCAAATTAGCCAGAATGCGGAGTTGCTCTTGGGACCGTCGACTCCCTTTCGAGTAACCCGACTTGAGGTGGCGGACATGCTGGACGGCGAGCGACTCTACCTAATCGCACCGCCCGGTGACATCGGTCTCGCCTTGCAACCGTTCGTGATTATGCAACAGTCTCCAGCCAGCGAGAGGTACACGAGCTACTTCTACAGCCGCGCCGACGGGGAAGGATTTCGGTTCGTATCTTACGAAACAGCGGAACAGAGTGAGATCACGCTCAGGAATCCAGTCATCAGGCAAGCGATCGGTACGACCGCAATACAGGACCCGTTGACACCATGA
- a CDS encoding GmrSD restriction endonuclease domain-containing protein — protein sequence MNAIFKTVSWQVGSLVSSVENGTIQLPDLQRPFVWPATKVRDLFDSMYRGYPVGELMFWDVSALGETRSISGKDNMGAAHQIVDGQQRLTSLYAAIKGQKVRDENYRPKEITISFNPFTERFEVRTPAYAKSADWVEDISTCFTSPLAAHRAFVRRYTASGKDLNEEMDDQLADVFVRLHGLQNYLFDVVHIQKEVGKRTVADIFVRINSEGVSLKAYDYILTWLSVFWPDGREEIEDFARNSRLHPAHASEVSGQRVAWTAKNPYLDVETGHVIRALVAIGQNRAKLADAYNALQAKDRVTGMVDAERQQRELQLLSNALPTVLNPLHWQEFIRSIQTAGFRSRRGITSSTNIVSTYVFFLLGRTRYGVDLQTLRTLVGRWLFMSQLTARYTGSGESQLQKDLDRFAELRPNDSVGFIRIADEVIANELTPDFWAYRVPDALVTSSMSLSPAYQCYLAALNILDADMFMLRMSVRDWMDPSLPSVKGVEGHHLFPRSYQEKVLGITDLKRINQASNFAPTDWDTNILISDRNPSEYWPQLVADRGADAGWLAKQQYWHALPENWESLGYDDFLQQRRRLIATVIRDAFARLSEGKGANILLPAIVEDIDVVAEPTLAELVERSLLSAGDNLDPVDPAWEVDATISDDGTLVIDGVHVFDSLDEAAYHVGVTNMSGLEFWALETENGLVPLTDIVQNAEVFV from the coding sequence ATGAACGCGATTTTCAAGACAGTGTCATGGCAGGTGGGGTCGCTCGTGTCCTCAGTGGAGAACGGCACGATTCAGTTGCCGGACTTGCAGCGCCCCTTTGTGTGGCCTGCGACGAAGGTACGAGACCTTTTCGACTCGATGTACCGCGGGTACCCGGTCGGTGAGCTGATGTTCTGGGACGTCTCGGCGTTAGGCGAGACTCGCTCCATTTCAGGCAAGGACAACATGGGTGCTGCGCACCAGATTGTCGACGGACAGCAGCGCCTAACAAGCCTGTATGCGGCGATCAAAGGCCAGAAGGTTCGCGACGAGAACTATCGGCCGAAAGAGATCACCATCTCGTTCAACCCCTTCACTGAAAGATTCGAAGTCCGGACACCGGCCTACGCGAAGTCCGCGGACTGGGTGGAGGACATCTCCACGTGCTTCACCTCGCCCCTTGCGGCCCACCGGGCATTCGTGCGGCGGTACACCGCCTCCGGCAAGGATCTCAACGAGGAGATGGATGACCAACTCGCCGACGTCTTCGTTCGCTTGCACGGCCTGCAGAACTATCTGTTCGACGTCGTCCATATTCAGAAGGAGGTTGGCAAACGCACTGTCGCCGATATTTTCGTGCGCATCAACTCCGAGGGCGTGAGCCTCAAGGCATACGACTACATCCTGACGTGGTTGAGCGTGTTCTGGCCGGACGGCCGAGAGGAGATCGAGGATTTTGCCCGCAACTCGCGGCTTCATCCGGCGCATGCCAGTGAGGTCTCCGGGCAGCGTGTTGCCTGGACCGCGAAGAATCCATACCTCGACGTGGAGACCGGTCACGTCATTCGTGCGCTCGTTGCCATCGGTCAGAATCGGGCGAAGCTGGCCGACGCCTACAACGCGCTGCAGGCTAAGGATCGCGTCACCGGGATGGTAGATGCCGAGCGGCAGCAGCGTGAACTGCAGCTGCTCAGCAACGCATTGCCCACCGTGCTGAACCCATTGCATTGGCAGGAGTTCATCCGCTCCATCCAGACTGCTGGCTTCCGGTCTCGCAGAGGCATCACCTCCAGCACCAACATCGTCTCCACCTACGTTTTCTTCCTGCTCGGACGGACGCGCTATGGGGTAGACCTGCAGACCCTGCGCACCCTCGTCGGCCGGTGGCTATTCATGTCGCAGCTCACCGCGCGGTATACCGGCAGCGGAGAGTCCCAGCTGCAGAAGGACTTGGACCGCTTCGCGGAGCTCCGCCCAAACGACTCGGTCGGGTTCATCCGAATCGCCGACGAAGTCATCGCGAATGAGCTCACCCCAGACTTCTGGGCCTATCGGGTGCCCGATGCGCTCGTCACGTCGAGCATGTCGCTCTCGCCCGCCTACCAGTGTTACCTGGCCGCACTCAACATCCTCGACGCTGACATGTTCATGCTCCGGATGTCGGTGCGTGACTGGATGGACCCGTCGCTGCCGAGCGTGAAGGGAGTCGAGGGGCACCACCTCTTCCCCCGGAGCTACCAGGAAAAGGTCCTCGGCATCACAGACCTCAAGCGCATCAACCAAGCGTCCAACTTCGCTCCCACTGACTGGGACACGAATATCCTCATCTCGGACCGCAACCCGTCGGAGTACTGGCCCCAGTTGGTGGCCGATCGTGGAGCTGATGCCGGGTGGCTCGCCAAGCAGCAGTACTGGCACGCGCTGCCCGAAAACTGGGAGAGCCTGGGCTATGACGACTTCCTACAACAGCGACGTCGGCTCATCGCGACCGTGATCCGCGATGCCTTCGCGCGCCTGAGTGAGGGAAAGGGCGCAAACATCTTGCTTCCCGCCATCGTTGAGGACATTGACGTTGTGGCTGAGCCGACTCTCGCAGAGCTGGTCGAACGATCGCTGCTCAGTGCCGGCGACAATCTCGACCCTGTCGATCCAGCTTGGGAGGTTGATGCGACCATTTCTGATGATGGCACTCTCGTTATCGACGGCGTGCACGTGTTTGACTCCCTGGACGAGGCCGCGTACCACGTGGGCGTCACCAACATGAGCGGCCTCGAGTTCTGGGCGCTAGAAACCGAGAATGGCTTGGTGCCGCTGACCGACATCGTTCAGAACGCCGAGGTATTCGTGTGA